Proteins encoded together in one Sinorhizobium sp. B11 window:
- a CDS encoding sterol desaturase family protein has product MTLTSKAAAAARYILAYLSWPLVFFSGLTGAYFAFAGDRPMVGFSAVYAGAVLLLFLLERIIPYEQRWLQADGETANDIAHTVLTKGLVQLAALAAAIFPMLAAGLLQPLAAMQFSLWPSSWPMIFQATLAVIIAEFGLYWAHRIAHERLFFWRFHALHHSVTRLWVINTGRFHVIDSLFKIALSQIPLYLLGAPLQVFWWLGAVTAFIGILTHCNVDMRTGLFDFVFSTPRLHRWHHSKDLREGNTNYGENVVLFDQLFGTYFNPDRPSSTDIGIKGQIAPGFVSQLTQPFTKDGVRQILGLKPKRG; this is encoded by the coding sequence ATGACATTGACGTCGAAAGCTGCCGCAGCCGCGAGGTACATTCTTGCCTATCTATCTTGGCCGCTGGTGTTTTTCTCCGGCCTAACCGGCGCCTATTTCGCCTTCGCTGGCGACCGGCCGATGGTTGGCTTTTCGGCGGTCTATGCGGGCGCGGTCCTGCTTCTCTTCCTGCTCGAACGCATCATTCCCTATGAGCAGCGCTGGCTGCAGGCGGATGGCGAAACGGCCAACGATATCGCCCATACGGTTCTGACCAAGGGGCTGGTGCAGCTGGCAGCACTCGCGGCGGCGATCTTTCCGATGCTCGCCGCAGGCCTGCTGCAGCCGCTCGCCGCCATGCAGTTCAGTCTCTGGCCGTCATCCTGGCCGATGATTTTCCAGGCGACCCTCGCCGTCATCATTGCCGAGTTCGGCCTCTACTGGGCGCACCGCATCGCGCATGAACGGCTGTTCTTCTGGCGCTTTCACGCGCTGCATCACAGCGTCACCCGCCTCTGGGTCATCAATACCGGCCGGTTCCACGTCATCGATTCCCTGTTCAAGATCGCGCTGAGCCAGATCCCGCTCTACCTGCTCGGAGCCCCGCTGCAGGTCTTCTGGTGGCTCGGCGCCGTCACGGCCTTCATCGGTATCCTGACCCATTGCAACGTCGACATGCGGACCGGCCTTTTCGATTTCGTCTTCTCGACGCCCCGGCTGCACCGCTGGCACCATTCGAAGGATCTGCGCGAAGGCAATACTAATTACGGCGAGAATGTCGTGCTGTTCGACCAGCTGTTCGGCACCTATTTCAACCCCGATCGCCCATCCTCGACCGATATCGGCATCAAGGGTCAGATCGCTCCCGGCTTCGTCAGCCAACTGACGCAGCCCTTCACCAAGGACGGCGTGCGGCAAATCCTCGGCCTTAAGCCCAAGCGGGGTTGA
- a CDS encoding dienelactone hydrolase family protein: MKRETEITTAEGVVRASIFRPEGSEGKLLPGILYYMDALGPREATDIMGRRLANAGYIVLAPDLFYRFGSYGPFDGSSFGNETARAEIMKMIRETTQEMTKRDSAAFLDALEAEGVSGPVGAVGYCMGGGRALTAAATYADRIAAAASFHGGNLASEAPDSPHRLASKIRARVYVGVAGVDGSFPPEQSARLAEALRTGGVDHIIENYVGMSHGWTVPDRGETYSEKGSERHWKRLLELFSETLG; encoded by the coding sequence ATGAAACGCGAAACTGAAATCACGACGGCTGAGGGCGTTGTCAGGGCGTCGATTTTCCGCCCCGAGGGCAGCGAGGGCAAGCTCCTGCCCGGCATTCTCTACTACATGGATGCGCTCGGACCGCGTGAGGCGACCGATATCATGGGCAGGCGTCTGGCCAATGCCGGTTATATCGTGCTTGCTCCCGATCTCTTCTACCGTTTCGGCTCCTACGGCCCCTTCGACGGCTCCTCCTTCGGTAATGAGACCGCACGTGCCGAGATCATGAAGATGATCCGCGAGACGACGCAAGAGATGACGAAGCGCGACAGCGCAGCCTTCCTCGACGCCCTGGAGGCCGAAGGCGTTTCCGGTCCGGTCGGTGCCGTCGGTTATTGCATGGGCGGCGGCCGGGCTCTGACGGCAGCGGCCACTTATGCCGACAGGATCGCGGCTGCCGCAAGCTTCCACGGCGGCAATCTCGCGAGCGAAGCGCCTGACAGCCCGCATCGCCTCGCTAGTAAGATAAGGGCACGCGTCTATGTCGGCGTTGCCGGCGTCGATGGCAGCTTTCCGCCCGAACAATCCGCACGGCTTGCCGAAGCGCTCCGCACCGGCGGCGTCGACCACATCATCGAGAACTATGTCGGCATGTCGCATGGCTGGACGGTTCCCGACCGCGGCGAGACCTACAGCGAAAAGGGCTCCGAGCGACACTGGAAGCGCCTGCTCGAACTTTTTTCGGAAACGCTCGGCTGA